One window from the genome of Natronomonas pharaonis DSM 2160 encodes:
- a CDS encoding rubrerythrin-like domain-containing protein has translation MRDPEYDLDEERPYECFECGTVVNAAETPDRCPRCGGEMRNRLLPIE, from the coding sequence ATGAGAGACCCCGAATACGATCTCGACGAAGAACGCCCGTACGAATGCTTCGAGTGCGGCACGGTCGTGAACGCCGCTGAGACACCGGACCGGTGCCCACGCTGCGGCGGCGAGATGCGGAACCGACTCCTCCCCATCGAATAA
- a CDS encoding PAS domain S-box protein: MSGGLADTADGIDPEVAETTVQLLVDDDERRRRLDDVLGKRYRILADEATPATEADLHVVDSAALETLQDQLARLTRRDQPVFRPVLLLCQSGCRCDVAEEALHEDETETDEPPVVDDVIRPSLDDVLLRRRIRTLVVRRRQSRRLESKVSTLRQRERRLRSFKRAVERSGHSIMITDTEGVIRYVNPAFEGITGYSEAEAVGEKPSLLQSGEHDETFYRSLWTTISDGDVWESQVINERKDGEQYVVDQTIAPITDGDRIEGYVSVNSDITDRVTRERELRSRERELDRLRQILTRVLRHNIRNDATVFTGYGELIAENADEPYASMAEGIVETAESLSKTTEKARELSRLVERDPTPTAHDLSSLLRSTAEEVQTEFPEVDITVDVDDDLSVLGTEELPRVFHALLENAAAHNDASDPEVRLRTVAGDPVLVVIEDNGPGIPETEVKSLDSREETPLQHSDGTGLWLAGWILDRSDGTLRFDDHDDGTRIEIELLRP, encoded by the coding sequence ATGTCTGGCGGGCTAGCAGACACCGCTGACGGTATCGACCCCGAGGTAGCCGAGACAACAGTACAGCTACTGGTCGACGATGACGAGCGCCGCCGCCGGCTCGACGACGTGCTCGGCAAGCGGTATCGAATACTTGCCGACGAGGCGACGCCAGCAACCGAGGCCGACCTCCACGTGGTTGATAGTGCGGCGCTTGAGACTCTCCAAGACCAGCTTGCCCGGCTGACTCGTCGCGACCAGCCGGTGTTTCGGCCGGTGTTGTTGCTCTGTCAGTCGGGCTGTCGGTGCGATGTCGCAGAGGAGGCACTTCACGAAGACGAAACCGAGACTGACGAGCCCCCTGTCGTCGACGACGTTATCCGTCCATCGCTGGACGATGTGCTGCTCCGCCGACGCATTCGAACGCTTGTCGTCCGCCGTCGCCAATCCCGACGGCTTGAATCGAAGGTCTCGACGCTCCGACAGCGGGAGCGCCGGCTGCGGAGCTTCAAGCGCGCTGTCGAACGCTCCGGGCACTCGATTATGATAACGGACACCGAGGGTGTCATCCGGTATGTGAACCCGGCGTTCGAAGGGATAACCGGCTACAGCGAGGCGGAAGCAGTCGGTGAAAAACCATCGCTGCTGCAGTCCGGCGAGCACGACGAGACGTTCTATCGGTCGCTGTGGACGACCATCTCAGACGGCGATGTCTGGGAGAGCCAAGTGATAAACGAGCGCAAGGACGGCGAACAGTACGTGGTCGACCAGACTATCGCCCCCATCACAGACGGCGACCGGATAGAGGGCTACGTCTCGGTCAACTCCGATATCACAGACCGCGTCACCCGCGAGCGTGAGCTCCGGAGCCGCGAGCGTGAACTCGACCGGCTCAGGCAGATCCTCACCCGCGTGCTCCGGCACAATATCCGTAACGACGCGACGGTTTTCACCGGCTACGGCGAACTGATAGCCGAAAACGCCGACGAGCCGTACGCCTCGATGGCAGAAGGCATCGTCGAGACTGCCGAGTCACTTTCAAAAACGACTGAGAAGGCAAGGGAGCTGAGCCGGCTGGTCGAACGGGACCCGACGCCGACCGCTCACGACCTCTCGTCGTTGCTGCGGTCGACCGCAGAGGAAGTACAGACGGAGTTTCCGGAGGTCGATATCACCGTAGATGTCGACGACGACCTCAGTGTCCTCGGAACCGAGGAGCTTCCGCGGGTGTTCCACGCCCTGCTTGAGAACGCCGCAGCGCACAACGACGCCTCCGACCCGGAGGTCAGATTGCGGACTGTCGCCGGCGACCCCGTTCTCGTTGTGATTGAAGACAACGGACCGGGGATTCCAGAAACGGAGGTCAAATCGCTTGATAGTCGCGAAGAGACCCCACTACAGCACAGCGACGGGACGGGGCTGTGGCTGGCGGGGTGGATACTCGACCGCTCCGATGGCACGCTTCGGTTCGACGACCACGATGACGGGACCCGAATCGAAATCGAACTGCTGCGTCCCTGA
- a CDS encoding RNA-guided endonuclease InsQ/TnpB family protein — protein sequence MAVVRNLEIKLDVDEDAHSVLDETFEQFRQAAQHAADYGWSDDPTQIIDSKSKLHDATYSDVREKTDLTANHVQAARSLAANALENCKDRILEDGKKASKPEFRGTVVFYDGRTITYNDDHCTLSTTEDRVTAEYIVPEDTRGTPFEEYWENDEWERGESTLHKRDGTYYLHVSMKKEREEDEASTSEYGAVLGVDLNVDGYLAVTSTGAFLGNADYLNHKRAEYERRRGKLQQTGTRSAHLTLKSIGDRFSNWSEDYLHRVALAVVLEARRHDCDAIAFENLKHIRGRISNASKFQQWAFNKLQSLVEYKAEEYGILVDDVKPQYTSQRCSHSECGFTHEDNRDGDEFECLSCGKELHADYNAARNIGWRLVQHWLKSGAGRADCQVALKSGMVNANSEFSPTTGSSGQSGSPLTSPPL from the coding sequence GTGGCGGTCGTCAGAAACCTCGAAATCAAGCTCGACGTTGACGAGGACGCCCACAGCGTTCTCGATGAGACGTTCGAGCAATTCCGTCAAGCCGCCCAACACGCCGCGGACTACGGCTGGTCTGACGACCCTACTCAGATAATCGACAGCAAGAGCAAACTCCACGACGCCACGTACTCCGACGTACGTGAAAAGACAGACCTCACTGCAAACCACGTCCAAGCCGCACGCAGCCTCGCAGCAAACGCACTCGAAAACTGCAAAGACCGTATCCTCGAAGACGGCAAGAAAGCCAGTAAACCAGAATTCCGCGGCACCGTGGTCTTCTACGACGGTCGCACGATAACGTACAACGACGACCACTGCACGCTATCAACTACAGAAGACCGTGTCACCGCGGAATACATCGTCCCCGAGGACACTCGCGGAACGCCGTTCGAAGAATACTGGGAGAATGATGAGTGGGAACGTGGTGAGTCCACTCTTCACAAGCGTGATGGCACGTACTACTTGCACGTGTCGATGAAAAAGGAACGCGAGGAAGACGAGGCGTCTACATCCGAGTACGGAGCGGTACTCGGCGTAGACTTGAACGTCGACGGCTACCTTGCCGTCACCTCGACTGGCGCGTTCCTCGGCAACGCAGACTACCTCAACCACAAGCGTGCGGAGTACGAACGGCGTCGTGGAAAGCTGCAACAGACAGGCACTCGCAGTGCCCACTTGACGCTAAAATCTATTGGTGACAGATTCTCGAATTGGAGCGAGGATTACTTGCATCGCGTCGCACTCGCAGTGGTTCTCGAAGCCCGTCGACACGATTGTGACGCGATAGCGTTCGAGAACTTGAAACACATTCGAGGGCGTATCTCGAACGCTTCTAAGTTCCAACAGTGGGCATTCAACAAACTCCAATCTCTTGTTGAGTACAAGGCTGAAGAGTACGGCATCCTCGTTGATGACGTGAAGCCACAGTACACGTCCCAGCGGTGTAGTCACTCGGAGTGTGGGTTCACGCACGAGGATAATCGTGACGGTGACGAGTTCGAGTGCCTGAGCTGTGGAAAGGAGCTTCACGCGGATTACAACGCTGCTCGGAATATTGGGTGGCGTCTTGTCCAGCATTGGCTCAAGTCTGGTGCTGGACGGGCGGACTGTCAGGTCGCCCTGAAGTCAGGGATGGTGAACGCGAACAGTGAGTTTTCGCCTACCACTGGTTCTAGTGGTCAGAGCGGGAGTCCACTGACAAGCCCACCGCTTTAG
- a CDS encoding mechanosensitive ion channel family protein: MNSTQVINESAPVRRRRIRLNIGVAYDSDLATAEEAIVDAAYEEDVVLDTPVPKVRFLEFDDSAIVAQLQCHIARPSQRDEARHGLVQRIDKRFDDEDVKIPFPQREVTFFESGNEISIAEDDSDGRTQAFDQPARDSREFSN; encoded by the coding sequence ATGAACTCGACACAAGTCATCAACGAGTCCGCGCCGGTCCGTCGGCGTCGCATCCGCCTGAACATCGGTGTCGCCTACGATTCGGACCTTGCGACCGCCGAGGAAGCCATCGTTGATGCAGCATACGAAGAAGATGTCGTGCTCGATACGCCGGTCCCGAAGGTTCGGTTTCTGGAGTTCGACGACTCCGCAATCGTCGCACAGCTTCAGTGCCACATCGCACGCCCTAGCCAACGCGATGAAGCACGGCACGGACTCGTTCAACGTATCGACAAGCGCTTTGACGACGAGGATGTCAAGATTCCCTTCCCGCAACGCGAGGTCACGTTCTTCGAGTCGGGCAACGAAATCTCGATTGCAGAAGACGACAGCGACGGCCGGACGCAGGCGTTCGACCAACCGGCCCGTGACAGCCGCGAGTTCTCGAACTGA
- a CDS encoding ArsA family ATPase translates to MVSFRFFGGKGGVGKTTVAAAHGVACARDGLETLVVSTDPAHSTSDVFDQQFGDVPQPVSAHDRLHAMEIDPQAEVDDHLQELRQQLGQQLSPAMVNEVSMQLEMAHQTPGAYEAALFDCFVDVMQNADDYDRVVFDTSPTGGTLRLLALPEYLEQWVERLRHKREKSIKNFERAAIGDQQARRMLEGDPIIDRLQERKRNFEFAGEVLRNEAAFTFVLNPDELSIHETRRALESLQEADLTVDGLVVNKLTPDPDPDETGTGAAFLRNRVSRERERLETIRSELEPPVVAEIQSRAEEITGDTLTAVAAELDTRPVE, encoded by the coding sequence ATGGTCTCGTTTCGGTTCTTCGGCGGCAAAGGCGGCGTCGGGAAGACGACCGTCGCCGCCGCACACGGGGTCGCCTGTGCGCGGGACGGACTGGAGACGCTCGTCGTCTCAACCGACCCGGCCCACAGCACCTCCGACGTGTTCGACCAGCAGTTCGGCGACGTGCCGCAGCCGGTGTCGGCACACGACCGACTCCACGCGATGGAAATCGACCCCCAAGCGGAGGTCGACGACCACCTGCAGGAGCTTCGACAGCAGCTCGGCCAGCAGCTCAGCCCCGCGATGGTCAATGAAGTGTCGATGCAGCTTGAGATGGCACATCAAACGCCGGGGGCCTACGAGGCGGCGCTTTTCGACTGCTTTGTCGACGTGATGCAGAACGCCGACGACTACGACCGTGTCGTCTTCGACACGTCGCCGACCGGCGGCACGCTCCGGCTGCTTGCGCTTCCGGAGTACCTCGAACAATGGGTCGAGCGCCTGCGACACAAGCGGGAAAAGAGCATCAAGAACTTCGAGCGGGCGGCCATCGGCGACCAACAGGCCCGACGGATGCTGGAGGGAGACCCCATCATCGACCGGCTACAGGAACGAAAACGGAACTTCGAGTTCGCAGGCGAGGTGCTCAGAAACGAGGCGGCCTTCACCTTCGTTCTCAACCCCGACGAGCTATCGATACACGAGACACGTCGGGCGCTGGAGTCGCTTCAGGAGGCCGACCTCACCGTCGACGGGCTGGTCGTGAACAAACTCACGCCGGACCCCGACCCCGACGAGACTGGAACCGGTGCGGCGTTCCTGCGGAACCGCGTTAGCCGGGAGCGCGAGCGGCTCGAAACGATTCGTTCGGAGCTTGAGCCGCCGGTCGTCGCCGAGATACAGTCCAGAGCCGAGGAGATAACCGGCGACACCCTCACCGCGGTCGCGGCCGAACTCGATACGCGGCCAGTAGAGTAG
- a CDS encoding thiol-disulfide oxidoreductase DCC family protein, whose product MTDAPVLIFDGECPYCSMAAVALRRIEGIRAVSWYDEPAGQFLDAQFGERPFAMILADPAEDTVYAGRSAAEELASRAGTPGIVASLVRDNYDSIAGVVGTLSGREADPDDYHDTYALDAEAAGHLPALRAAGDDAVPDDQPA is encoded by the coding sequence ATGACCGATGCGCCGGTGCTCATCTTTGACGGCGAGTGTCCCTACTGTTCGATGGCTGCGGTCGCGTTGCGCCGCATCGAGGGTATTCGGGCGGTGTCGTGGTACGATGAACCTGCCGGCCAGTTCCTCGATGCGCAGTTCGGCGAACGTCCCTTTGCGATGATACTTGCCGACCCCGCAGAAGATACTGTGTACGCCGGCCGCAGCGCCGCAGAGGAACTCGCCTCGCGGGCAGGAACGCCAGGCATCGTCGCCTCGCTGGTGCGGGACAACTACGACAGCATCGCGGGTGTCGTCGGAACGCTCTCCGGTCGTGAGGCCGACCCCGACGACTACCACGACACCTACGCCCTCGATGCTGAAGCGGCCGGCCATCTCCCGGCGCTCCGAGCGGCTGGAGACGACGCCGTCCCCGACGACCAGCCGGCCTGA
- a CDS encoding RNA-guided endonuclease InsQ/TnpB family protein, translating to MVESNRTVVIPLWVPEESRSDFHQTILPYAYCQQEAVNHCWPDTPKQPDDLQTSKRDVEDALYDRLREDTNEQLHSNLVQKAIKDATSAISSCKTSWENGDRISKPDFYDRDRAGYTMTYDKRAATYGRYEATLSTLNGTVTCRYELPAELEGTPYGEYVLDKRWSFSTSKLVFDGDRFWLHAVMQRQFRDDPVYTPQTDESGSDTHEDTHRVLGVDLNVDGATAVTSTGQFYGNADALNAYRSEQEQLRGELQQTGTRSAHLRFQQRRGVEWRYYDQYAHHVANSIKQEALRVRATHVAFENLTRIRKRISNLPKFQQWLFKKVRKYTEYKLERSGVTVDTTKPAHTSQACSRTDCDCVDEDNRDGKHFECLECGYTVNSDYNAAKNIGFRYLCEELSSPASRTCSSGQATSQLALVSGTLSPTGDFAEHEWVSTDKPHPQQASESSDSERSRVG from the coding sequence ATGGTGGAATCGAACCGGACTGTGGTGATTCCCCTCTGGGTTCCAGAAGAATCACGCTCCGACTTCCACCAGACAATTCTTCCGTATGCCTACTGCCAGCAGGAAGCAGTTAACCACTGCTGGCCAGATACACCGAAACAGCCAGACGACCTACAAACCAGCAAGCGGGATGTTGAAGACGCACTCTACGACCGACTTCGGGAGGACACCAACGAACAACTCCACTCGAATCTCGTCCAGAAAGCCATCAAAGACGCAACCAGTGCGATTTCCTCGTGCAAGACCAGTTGGGAGAACGGCGACCGTATCAGCAAACCTGATTTTTACGACCGTGACCGCGCTGGCTATACGATGACATACGACAAACGAGCCGCCACCTACGGTCGGTACGAGGCGACGCTCTCGACGCTCAACGGCACTGTGACTTGCCGATACGAACTGCCAGCGGAACTCGAGGGAACGCCGTACGGCGAGTATGTACTGGACAAGCGGTGGTCGTTTTCCACCAGCAAACTCGTCTTTGATGGTGACCGGTTTTGGCTCCATGCGGTGATGCAACGCCAGTTCAGAGATGACCCAGTGTATACACCCCAGACGGACGAATCAGGTTCAGACACGCACGAGGACACGCATCGTGTTCTTGGCGTGGACTTGAACGTCGATGGGGCAACTGCGGTGACTTCAACCGGCCAATTCTACGGGAACGCGGACGCACTCAACGCCTACCGTTCTGAGCAAGAGCAATTACGCGGCGAACTTCAGCAGACAGGGACACGAAGTGCTCACCTCCGATTTCAACAGCGGCGTGGCGTCGAGTGGCGATACTACGACCAGTACGCCCACCACGTCGCCAATTCCATCAAACAGGAGGCACTCCGCGTTCGTGCCACCCACGTCGCCTTCGAGAACTTGACGCGGATTCGCAAACGCATCTCGAATCTGCCCAAGTTCCAGCAATGGCTGTTCAAGAAAGTTCGCAAGTACACCGAGTACAAGCTGGAACGGTCTGGTGTGACTGTGGATACGACCAAACCAGCCCACACGAGTCAGGCGTGTAGCCGCACAGATTGTGACTGTGTGGACGAAGACAATCGTGACGGCAAACACTTCGAATGTCTGGAGTGTGGCTACACGGTTAATTCGGATTATAATGCGGCCAAGAACATCGGATTCCGGTATCTCTGTGAGGAACTATCCAGCCCGGCGAGCCGCACGTGTTCGTCCGGGCAGGCCACGAGTCAACTGGCCTTGGTGTCGGGGACACTCTCACCAACCGGCGATTTTGCCGAGCATGAGTGGGTGTCCACCGACAAGCCCCACCCTCAACAAGCGAGCGAGTCGTCAGACTCCGAGCGCAGTAGGGTGGGGTAG
- a CDS encoding carbon starvation CstA family protein has protein sequence MTSIIWIVAIVLASFTVAYIGYGRYLSQFVDLDDDRETPAHKYEDGQEYVPAKKPVLLGHHYSSIAGGAPIVGPITAAFIWGWVPAVLWVAIGNPLIGAVHDFTSLTSSIRHEGKSIGYIIGEYVGERGKNMLLWFAFLLIILVAGVFALVIGVVFDAYPAVATAGVLYIGLALLFGVWLYQLNLSFIGGTVIFVAGVFATVWVGIQYPIAFFGEHPDGVFVLSETAPVFIPELLGSANIAAWVITLLLYGGAASILPVWVLLQPRDYLSSYLLYTGVGGGLLAIIVGVFLTGPSAAAVDAGASFDIQLEAWYGFFGGESPFAGALPLMPLFPLLFLTIACGTISGFHSLVSSGTTAKQLNRETDARLIGYGGMLGEGLLASVALVTVAVVAVPETPDGGIALALPNFAQGGGAILTALGIPFALGEVFMALVLSAFLLTSMDTAVRLGRYMAEEAIGTPETSVQEYGANQYVNTGVIVVAAFLLVASGRWADLWTLFGGANQLLAAMALLTVTIWLANWDETKQLVSTGVPLLIMAVITIAGLLWVSMYQVLGGRLLGITAEAETSALGIGSAIAQILIALTLVVLALSLLRMGYGNLREMGRIGDAPAATDGGDGSRDDD, from the coding sequence ATGACGAGCATCATCTGGATCGTCGCGATTGTGCTTGCTTCCTTCACGGTCGCGTACATCGGCTACGGACGGTATCTTTCACAGTTCGTCGACCTCGACGACGACCGGGAGACGCCGGCACATAAATACGAGGACGGACAGGAGTACGTTCCGGCAAAAAAGCCTGTCCTCCTTGGCCATCACTACTCGAGCATCGCCGGCGGCGCACCGATTGTCGGCCCCATCACCGCAGCCTTCATCTGGGGCTGGGTGCCTGCGGTGCTGTGGGTCGCCATCGGAAACCCGCTTATTGGCGCTGTTCACGACTTTACGTCGCTGACCAGCAGTATTCGCCACGAAGGAAAGTCAATCGGATACATCATCGGCGAATACGTCGGCGAGCGCGGCAAAAATATGCTGCTGTGGTTTGCATTTCTACTGATCATCCTCGTTGCTGGCGTGTTCGCGCTGGTCATCGGAGTCGTTTTTGATGCGTATCCGGCGGTCGCAACAGCCGGGGTACTCTACATCGGCTTGGCGCTGCTTTTCGGCGTGTGGCTCTATCAGCTCAATCTCTCGTTTATCGGCGGCACCGTCATCTTTGTCGCCGGTGTCTTCGCGACGGTCTGGGTCGGCATCCAGTACCCGATCGCCTTCTTCGGCGAGCATCCGGACGGCGTCTTCGTCCTCTCGGAGACGGCACCCGTCTTTATCCCTGAACTGCTCGGTAGCGCAAACATCGCCGCGTGGGTTATCACGCTGTTGCTGTACGGCGGCGCGGCGAGCATCCTGCCGGTGTGGGTGCTCCTGCAGCCGCGGGATTACCTCTCGTCGTATCTCCTGTACACTGGCGTCGGGGGCGGCCTCCTCGCCATCATCGTCGGCGTCTTCCTGACTGGGCCGAGCGCGGCCGCTGTTGATGCAGGCGCATCCTTCGACATCCAACTCGAAGCGTGGTACGGCTTCTTCGGTGGCGAGAGCCCGTTCGCTGGTGCCTTGCCGCTCATGCCGCTTTTCCCGCTGCTCTTTTTGACGATTGCGTGTGGGACCATCAGCGGGTTCCACTCGCTCGTCTCGTCGGGCACGACGGCGAAACAGCTGAACCGTGAAACCGACGCCCGGCTCATCGGATACGGCGGCATGCTCGGCGAGGGGCTGTTGGCATCTGTCGCGCTGGTCACGGTTGCGGTCGTCGCCGTTCCGGAGACACCTGATGGCGGTATCGCGCTTGCGCTGCCGAACTTCGCTCAAGGCGGCGGGGCTATCCTCACCGCGTTGGGCATCCCGTTCGCACTCGGTGAGGTGTTCATGGCGCTCGTGCTCTCGGCGTTCCTGCTGACGAGCATGGACACTGCGGTTCGACTGGGGCGATACATGGCCGAGGAGGCCATCGGCACGCCTGAAACGTCCGTCCAAGAGTACGGCGCAAACCAGTATGTCAACACCGGCGTCATCGTCGTCGCAGCGTTCCTCCTCGTCGCCAGTGGACGCTGGGCGGACCTCTGGACGCTGTTCGGCGGCGCGAACCAGCTCCTTGCCGCGATGGCGCTGCTCACCGTCACCATCTGGCTGGCAAACTGGGACGAGACGAAGCAGCTGGTCTCGACCGGCGTGCCGCTGCTCATTATGGCCGTCATCACAATTGCCGGGCTGCTTTGGGTCTCGATGTATCAGGTCCTTGGCGGCCGGCTCCTCGGCATCACCGCCGAGGCTGAAACGTCAGCCCTCGGCATCGGCTCCGCCATTGCCCAGATACTCATCGCCTTGACGCTTGTGGTGCTTGCGCTGTCGCTCCTGCGGATGGGGTACGGTAACCTGCGCGAGATGGGCCGTATCGGCGACGCACCAGCGGCCACGGACGGCGGCGACGGAAGCCGAGACGACGACTGA
- the gdhB gene encoding glutamate dehydrogenase GdhB, translated as MPGAAGDDEAVETETALETARLQLDRAAAHLDIDPNVVERLHHPRRVQEVTVPIERDDGSVEAFTGYRAQHDSVRGPYKGGLRYHPEVTHDECVGLAMWMTWKCAVMDLPFGGAKGGVAVDPKSLSDDEKERLTRRFAQEIRGVIGPMQDIPAPDMGTDPQTMAWLMDAYSMQEGETTPGVVTGKPPVIGGSKGREEAPGRSVAIITRAVCEYYDRPLSETTIAIQGYGSVGANAARLLDEWGATIVAVSDVNGAMYAPDGIDTASVPSHDEEPEAVTEYADTVISNDELLELDVDVLVPAALGNVITADNATDISADIVVEGANGPTTTTGDAILEERGIRVIPDILANAGGVTVSYFEWLQDINRRAWSLERVNEELETEMLDAWDAVTDAHETYDVSWRDAAYIVALKRVAAAHEARGLWP; from the coding sequence ATGCCGGGAGCTGCTGGAGACGACGAGGCAGTCGAAACGGAAACGGCACTTGAGACGGCACGGCTGCAGCTGGACCGGGCGGCCGCCCACCTCGATATCGACCCGAACGTCGTCGAACGCCTTCATCATCCACGCCGGGTACAGGAGGTAACGGTTCCTATCGAGCGCGACGACGGCTCCGTCGAGGCCTTCACCGGCTACCGAGCACAGCACGACAGCGTCCGAGGACCATACAAGGGCGGGCTCAGATACCACCCCGAGGTAACCCACGACGAGTGTGTGGGACTCGCGATGTGGATGACCTGGAAATGTGCCGTGATGGACCTCCCGTTCGGCGGCGCAAAAGGCGGCGTCGCCGTCGACCCCAAGTCGCTGAGCGACGATGAAAAGGAGCGGCTCACACGGCGGTTCGCACAGGAAATCCGGGGGGTAATCGGCCCGATGCAGGATATCCCAGCCCCCGACATGGGAACTGACCCACAGACGATGGCGTGGCTGATGGACGCCTACTCGATGCAGGAAGGCGAAACGACGCCGGGGGTCGTGACCGGCAAGCCGCCAGTCATCGGCGGCAGCAAGGGCCGCGAGGAGGCCCCCGGCCGGAGCGTCGCCATCATCACGCGCGCAGTCTGTGAGTACTACGACCGGCCACTCTCGGAGACAACCATCGCGATACAGGGCTACGGCAGCGTCGGGGCCAACGCCGCCCGCCTGCTCGATGAGTGGGGGGCGACGATTGTCGCCGTCAGCGACGTCAACGGCGCGATGTACGCGCCAGACGGTATCGATACGGCGTCTGTTCCGTCCCACGACGAGGAACCGGAAGCCGTCACCGAGTACGCTGACACCGTCATCTCGAACGATGAGCTCCTCGAACTCGATGTCGACGTGCTCGTTCCTGCCGCCCTCGGCAACGTCATCACTGCTGACAACGCCACCGACATCAGCGCCGACATCGTCGTCGAGGGAGCAAACGGCCCGACGACGACGACCGGCGACGCGATTCTCGAAGAGCGTGGTATACGGGTCATTCCCGACATCCTCGCCAACGCCGGCGGGGTGACCGTCTCCTACTTCGAGTGGCTGCAGGACATCAACCGCCGGGCGTGGTCGCTGGAACGCGTCAACGAGGAACTCGAAACCGAGATGCTCGACGCATGGGACGCGGTTACCGACGCACACGAAACCTACGACGTAAGCTGGCGCGATGCAGCGTATATCGTCGCACTAAAGCGGGTCGCCGCCGCCCACGAGGCGCGGGGACTGTGGCCGTGA